One stretch of Holophagaceae bacterium DNA includes these proteins:
- a CDS encoding M13 family metallopeptidase, which produces MKLIPILLSTSAALLAAEAAKPVIGVDPAYMDRAATPCVDFYAFANGTYNKVAIPAAYAAYGVNQEIDDRNWAILRDILESSAKETASPKGSVIQRIGDFYASGMDEAGIEKAGTAPLSDAMGRIKRIKDPSAIAPALAWLHRHGAGGGFAFFVAPDDKDSSSEIARLYQGGLGLPEREYYFRADDASRHLRGQYAAHIARIFVLAGDGPAAAAAAAGRVLALETRLAEASKRLADLRDPVANYHKLKRAEVAGLARGFDWAAYFKGIGLPDSQSHLLVGQPEFLKAFAKLTREAPLDDWKAYLRWNLLNATASELPRAFEEQNFAFYGATLSGRKEMLPRWKRVLQATDTAIGEDLGQLYVKRAFSPAAKARALEMVAFHKEAMRLSIQNSPWMSEGTKKAAFNKLDTMGAKVGYPDTWRDYSKLDIKRQPYVLNVLAARAFEFERRMAKLGRPVDRAEWGMTPQTNNAYYNPSLNEMAFPAGILQPPFFDEKADDAVNYGALASTIGHELTHGFDDQGRQYDERGNLKDWWAASDVSAFKERAELVVKQYDAYEALPGLRVNGNQSLGENIADVGGLKISYVAYKLASKNKSLKVIDGLTPDQRFFVAFAQGWRTNVRPESLRLQITSDVHCPIRFRVIGPVADLPEFYEAFGCKEGRQLPEAAVKSVW; this is translated from the coding sequence ATGAAACTGATCCCCATCCTGCTCTCCACTTCCGCTGCGCTCCTGGCGGCCGAAGCCGCCAAACCGGTGATCGGCGTCGATCCTGCCTACATGGACCGGGCCGCGACCCCTTGCGTGGACTTCTACGCATTCGCCAATGGGACCTACAACAAGGTGGCGATCCCCGCCGCCTACGCGGCCTATGGCGTGAACCAGGAAATCGATGACCGCAACTGGGCCATCCTGCGGGACATCCTGGAGAGCTCAGCCAAGGAGACCGCCTCCCCGAAGGGATCGGTCATCCAGCGCATCGGCGATTTCTACGCATCAGGCATGGATGAGGCCGGTATCGAAAAGGCGGGGACCGCACCGCTTTCGGATGCGATGGGCCGGATAAAACGGATCAAGGATCCCTCGGCCATCGCGCCGGCGCTGGCCTGGCTGCACCGCCATGGCGCGGGGGGCGGGTTCGCTTTTTTCGTGGCGCCCGATGACAAGGACAGCTCATCGGAAATCGCACGGCTTTATCAGGGCGGTCTGGGCTTGCCGGAACGGGAGTACTACTTCCGCGCCGACGACGCATCCAGGCACCTGAGGGGCCAATACGCCGCCCACATCGCCCGGATCTTCGTGCTGGCTGGGGATGGCCCGGCCGCCGCGGCCGCAGCCGCGGGCCGGGTGCTGGCCCTGGAGACGAGGCTCGCCGAAGCCTCCAAGCGGCTCGCGGATTTGCGGGACCCCGTCGCCAATTACCACAAGCTGAAGCGCGCGGAGGTGGCGGGGCTCGCGCGTGGATTCGATTGGGCGGCGTACTTCAAAGGCATCGGCCTGCCGGATTCGCAATCGCACCTGCTGGTGGGCCAGCCGGAATTTCTCAAAGCCTTCGCCAAGCTGACGCGGGAGGCACCGCTCGACGATTGGAAGGCCTATCTGCGCTGGAATCTGCTGAACGCGACCGCCTCGGAACTGCCCCGGGCTTTCGAAGAACAGAATTTCGCTTTCTACGGCGCCACGCTCTCCGGCCGCAAGGAGATGCTCCCCCGCTGGAAGCGCGTCCTGCAGGCCACGGACACCGCCATCGGCGAAGACCTGGGCCAGCTCTACGTGAAACGCGCCTTCTCGCCCGCCGCCAAGGCCCGGGCGCTGGAAATGGTGGCGTTCCATAAAGAGGCCATGCGGCTGAGCATCCAGAATTCGCCGTGGATGAGCGAGGGGACCAAAAAGGCCGCCTTCAACAAACTCGACACCATGGGCGCCAAGGTGGGCTATCCCGATACCTGGCGCGACTACTCGAAGCTCGACATCAAGCGCCAGCCCTATGTGCTGAACGTGCTGGCCGCGCGGGCCTTCGAGTTCGAGCGCCGCATGGCCAAGCTCGGCAGGCCCGTGGACCGCGCGGAATGGGGCATGACGCCCCAGACCAACAACGCCTACTACAACCCCAGCCTCAACGAGATGGCCTTCCCTGCGGGCATCCTCCAGCCGCCCTTCTTCGACGAGAAGGCCGACGATGCCGTGAACTACGGCGCCCTTGCCTCCACCATCGGCCATGAGCTGACCCATGGCTTCGACGACCAGGGCCGCCAGTACGACGAGCGGGGCAACCTGAAGGACTGGTGGGCGGCCAGCGATGTGTCCGCTTTCAAGGAACGGGCTGAATTGGTGGTGAAGCAGTACGATGCCTATGAGGCGCTGCCGGGCCTGCGCGTGAACGGCAACCAGAGCCTGGGCGAAAACATCGCGGATGTGGGGGGCTTGAAGATATCCTACGTCGCCTATAAGCTAGCGTCCAAAAACAAGTCACTAAAAGTCATCGACGGCCTAACTCCTGACCAGAGGTTCTTCGTGGCCTTCGCCCAAGGCTGGCGCACCAATGTGCGGCCGGAAAGCCTTCGCCTGCAGATCACCTCCGACGTCCATTGCCCCATCCGGTTCCGCGTGATCGGTCCGGTGGCGGACCTGCCTGAATTCTACGAAGCCTTCGGCTGCAAGGAGGGCCGTCAACTCCCCGAGGCCGCGGTTAAGAGCGTGTGGTGA
- a CDS encoding helix-hairpin-helix domain-containing protein: protein MLQWLKKRLNPAQRPDDGSEPVEPPLISNSPGFRVDFVAGKTLPAGPAGLRFHAKLYLWTPLSVLQSHGQLVADGEASRLEVIPPEFGTWRREPAAPAGWEPLEMDEESDVGPVKPSVILPFLKAFRAIAESGQEPLEQARKFNRMHLLNPAWKPFVEALMRPSEIHPDGAPDLASVWFCPHLEASLKGVGPELAAALYQASFLTPMQVREATDAELLKVPGVNKATLRRMRQN, encoded by the coding sequence ATGCTGCAATGGCTGAAAAAAAGGCTTAATCCCGCCCAACGGCCCGATGATGGTTCCGAACCCGTGGAACCGCCGCTGATCTCGAACTCGCCGGGCTTCCGGGTGGATTTCGTCGCCGGAAAAACGCTCCCCGCGGGCCCGGCGGGACTCCGTTTCCACGCGAAGCTGTACCTCTGGACGCCCCTGTCGGTGCTTCAGTCCCATGGCCAGTTGGTGGCGGATGGCGAAGCCTCCAGGCTTGAGGTGATCCCACCGGAATTCGGAACCTGGCGGCGGGAGCCTGCCGCGCCGGCCGGCTGGGAACCCTTGGAAATGGATGAGGAAAGCGACGTAGGCCCCGTGAAGCCCTCCGTGATCCTGCCCTTCCTCAAAGCCTTCCGCGCCATCGCGGAAAGCGGCCAGGAACCCCTCGAACAGGCACGTAAATTCAACCGCATGCATCTGCTGAATCCCGCCTGGAAGCCCTTCGTGGAGGCGCTCATGCGGCCGAGCGAAATCCACCCAGATGGCGCGCCGGACCTCGCCTCGGTTTGGTTCTGCCCACATCTCGAAGCCAGCCTGAAGGGCGTAGGTCCAGAGTTGGCCGCGGCCCTCTATCAGGCCAGTTTCCTGACGCCGATGCAAGTCCGCGAAGCCACGGACGCCGAACTGCTGAAGGTTCCCGGAGTCAACAAGGCGACCTTGAGGCGCATGCGGCAGAATTGA
- a CDS encoding M1 family metallopeptidase, with amino-acid sequence MRIRCLLLAGLSAALSAQDQDRRPTPMPLPPEKSAVERSEAAGDFHSYADPSQVLTTHIALDLKADFEKRILAGTATLRLNVIGKTTDHVDLDTRDLEINRAEGSRDGKSWKTVNHSLQASEPILGSRLTVSLPRGVRFLRVHYRTSPGAKGLQWLTPEQTTGKKSPFMFSQSQAINARSWVPCQDSPRLRVTYSAVIHTPKNLRAVMSADNAPNTRRTGLYRFAMPNPIPTYLMAIAIGDLDFRALGKRTGVYAEPSILPKAAAELEDTEKMVAAAEQLYGPYAWGRYDILMLPPSFPYGGMENPRLTFATPTILAGDKSLVALIAHELAHSWSGNLVTNATWSDVWLNEGFTTYVERRIVEAIYGRRKEEMEARLGRQTLQRLLDTLPAADTALWYPMKGRDPDEDTSEIAYEKGALFLRTIEEAFGRRTFDAFLRGYFRRHAFQSITTAEFEAYFRKHFLGKFPEKKELVPIQAWIYGPGVPKGAAQPQSDAFETVEAVMKPWLDGKSAAASIPTKPWSTQEWQHFLQKLPASLSLDQMKELDAAFRFTEAGNAEIAFLWLQFSIRHGYAPADARLRAYLIGIGRRKLILPLYAELARTPEGKARALDIYRTARPGYHPLAQNSIDLVLGLKN; translated from the coding sequence ATGCGCATTCGTTGTCTGCTCCTTGCCGGCCTTTCGGCGGCGCTGTCCGCCCAGGACCAGGACCGCCGTCCCACGCCCATGCCCCTGCCGCCGGAGAAGAGCGCCGTGGAAAGGTCGGAAGCCGCGGGAGATTTCCATTCCTACGCCGACCCCTCCCAGGTGCTCACGACCCATATCGCCCTTGATCTGAAGGCGGATTTTGAAAAGCGCATCCTGGCGGGCACCGCGACGCTCCGGCTCAATGTCATCGGCAAAACCACGGACCATGTGGACCTGGACACCCGCGACCTGGAAATCAACCGCGCGGAAGGCTCCAGGGACGGAAAATCCTGGAAAACCGTGAACCACAGCCTCCAGGCGAGTGAGCCCATCCTGGGCTCCAGGCTCACGGTTTCCCTTCCCAGGGGAGTCCGGTTCCTCCGGGTGCACTACCGCACCAGTCCTGGCGCCAAGGGCCTTCAATGGCTGACGCCGGAGCAGACCACAGGCAAGAAATCACCCTTCATGTTCAGCCAGAGCCAGGCCATCAACGCCCGCTCCTGGGTGCCCTGCCAGGATTCCCCACGGCTCCGCGTCACCTACTCCGCGGTGATCCACACGCCAAAAAACCTCCGGGCCGTGATGAGCGCGGACAATGCTCCGAACACCCGCCGCACGGGCCTGTACCGCTTCGCCATGCCCAATCCGATTCCCACCTACCTGATGGCCATCGCCATCGGCGATCTGGATTTCCGTGCCCTGGGCAAACGCACCGGCGTCTATGCGGAGCCATCCATCCTGCCCAAGGCCGCCGCGGAACTGGAAGACACGGAAAAAATGGTCGCGGCGGCGGAACAGCTCTATGGACCCTACGCCTGGGGCCGCTACGACATCCTGATGCTGCCCCCATCCTTCCCCTACGGCGGCATGGAGAATCCCCGGCTCACCTTCGCCACGCCCACCATCCTGGCGGGCGACAAGAGCCTGGTCGCCCTCATCGCGCACGAGCTGGCCCACAGCTGGAGCGGGAACTTAGTCACCAACGCCACCTGGAGCGACGTGTGGTTGAACGAGGGCTTCACCACCTACGTGGAGCGCCGCATCGTGGAAGCCATCTATGGCCGCCGCAAGGAGGAGATGGAAGCGAGGCTTGGCCGCCAGACCTTGCAGCGCCTGTTGGACACGCTTCCGGCCGCGGACACGGCCCTCTGGTATCCCATGAAAGGCCGCGATCCGGACGAGGACACAAGCGAAATAGCATACGAAAAAGGCGCATTATTCCTCCGAACAATCGAGGAGGCCTTTGGACGCCGGACTTTCGATGCCTTCCTGCGGGGCTATTTCCGGCGCCATGCCTTTCAAAGCATCACCACCGCGGAATTCGAGGCCTACTTCCGGAAGCATTTCCTCGGGAAGTTCCCGGAGAAGAAGGAGCTCGTCCCGATCCAGGCCTGGATCTACGGCCCAGGGGTGCCGAAGGGGGCGGCCCAGCCCCAAAGCGATGCCTTCGAGACCGTCGAAGCCGTGATGAAGCCTTGGCTGGACGGGAAAAGCGCGGCTGCCTCCATCCCGACCAAGCCCTGGTCCACCCAGGAGTGGCAGCATTTCCTGCAAAAGCTGCCCGCATCCCTCAGCCTGGATCAGATGAAGGAGCTGGATGCAGCCTTCCGGTTCACGGAAGCCGGAAACGCCGAGATCGCCTTCCTCTGGCTGCAGTTCTCCATCCGCCACGGCTACGCCCCGGCGGACGCAAGGCTCCGCGCCTACCTCATCGGCATCGGCCGCCGCAAGCTCATCCTGCCGCTCTATGCGGAACTGGCCCGGACACCCGAAGGGAAAGCCCGCGCCCTGGACATTTATCGGACAGCCCGCCCCGGCTACCATCCGCTGGCGCAGAATTCCATCGACCTGGTGCTGGGGCTCAAGAACTGA
- a CDS encoding inositol monophosphatase, with amino-acid sequence MNAARVGGEVLLRHFRTLEPGSVHEKTKNDYVSIADQEAEAAIREVLDFRFPQYGFQGEEGGSFGDAERRWIVDPLDGTLNFIQGFPHWCVSVGLWDGDGGVVGCVLDPLRGDEFVAVRGLGATWNGKPMHVSAQPGLDGAFLAVGFAYQLGNRFPIFLDAFRNIFPRAKGLRRAGSAALDLAHVAAGIFDGYFEMGLKPWDMAAGALLVQEAGGRISDWQGGGTWFESGDIVVAAPDVHGEVVKALKAKS; translated from the coding sequence GTGAATGCCGCCCGCGTGGGCGGCGAGGTGCTGCTGCGGCACTTCCGCACGCTGGAACCGGGTTCTGTCCACGAAAAAACCAAAAACGACTATGTCAGCATCGCCGACCAGGAAGCCGAAGCGGCCATCCGCGAGGTGCTTGACTTCCGCTTTCCCCAATACGGATTCCAGGGCGAGGAAGGCGGGTCCTTCGGGGACGCGGAGCGGCGCTGGATCGTGGACCCCTTGGACGGAACGCTGAATTTCATCCAGGGTTTTCCCCACTGGTGTGTGTCTGTGGGCCTTTGGGATGGGGACGGCGGGGTTGTCGGGTGCGTGCTGGACCCCTTGCGGGGCGATGAATTCGTAGCGGTGCGAGGCCTGGGGGCCACCTGGAACGGAAAGCCCATGCATGTTTCAGCACAGCCGGGTCTCGACGGCGCCTTTCTCGCGGTGGGTTTCGCCTATCAACTGGGGAACCGCTTTCCCATCTTCCTGGATGCATTCCGGAACATCTTTCCCAGAGCCAAGGGCCTGCGCCGCGCGGGCTCAGCGGCCCTGGATCTGGCCCATGTGGCGGCGGGCATTTTCGACGGCTATTTCGAGATGGGCCTGAAGCCCTGGGACATGGCGGCCGGGGCGTTGTTGGTGCAGGAAGCCGGCGGCCGCATCAGCGATTGGCAAGGCGGCGGGACCTGGTTCGAGAGCGGCGATATCGTCGTGGCCGCGCCGGACGTGCATGGGGAGGTGGTCAAGGCGCTGAAAGCCAAGAGCTGA
- a CDS encoding NifU family protein, whose product MPKVINIEPTPNPDALKFIVQPAILRSGTRSFKDFASAVGDPLASGIFALGKVTSVFYMDRFVTVNKESGSEWTDLIDPICEVIEDLKAEEPSVGGHIAAGPDAGDDEKLRKINELLDNRIRPGLAGDGGGLEVISFDGATLEISYHGACGACPSSTSGTLRYIEGMLQDEVDPNLRVVSY is encoded by the coding sequence ATGCCGAAGGTCATCAACATCGAGCCCACGCCGAATCCCGATGCGCTGAAATTCATCGTGCAGCCGGCGATCCTGCGCAGCGGCACCCGCAGCTTCAAGGATTTCGCGTCGGCGGTGGGCGATCCGCTGGCCTCGGGCATCTTCGCGCTGGGGAAAGTGACGTCCGTCTTCTACATGGATCGCTTCGTCACCGTGAACAAGGAAAGCGGCTCCGAGTGGACCGATCTCATCGATCCCATCTGCGAGGTGATCGAAGACTTGAAGGCCGAAGAACCCTCCGTGGGCGGCCACATCGCGGCGGGACCGGATGCGGGCGACGACGAAAAGCTGCGAAAAATCAACGAGCTGCTGGACAACCGCATCCGCCCCGGCCTGGCGGGTGACGGGGGCGGCCTGGAAGTCATCTCCTTCGATGGCGCGACCCTGGAAATCAGCTACCACGGCGCCTGTGGCGCCTGCCCCAGCTCCACCAGCGGCACCCTGCGCTACATCGAGGGGATGTTGCAGGACGAGGTGGATCCGAATCTGAGGGTGGTCAGCTACTGA
- a CDS encoding GAF domain-containing protein, protein MESEFEATKVGPKRRDPEEAEDHLNALASILEKSSSDATQLFGHCLNLLVKQLKVDRAVMVRHTNLGLETFWWAEAKPSILSSSLHEPEKTFCPHVLERPNRSLVIRNAGADPVWAQEPAYTDLGICSYIGTALREGGRPIGVLSVQHGKPRAFSRSAIALVNAVANLLSRTLEVEALKHELRLTRDSLDLTSAVVEDSALQSHTSGLPNQRYLEVWLRANLFMARRRGEPMAVVLWHWPDSPRRRKVLNDISSSLRGEDLLVDVSRNRFLLLLPHTPQSGAEILIGRIRELMGEIAMGGTFWETELDDVQLNMAQHRCEIALRESLKKPDQAFTWRFLRPEDVENA, encoded by the coding sequence ATGGAGTCGGAGTTCGAGGCCACCAAGGTGGGCCCGAAACGTCGCGACCCCGAGGAGGCCGAAGATCATTTGAATGCCCTGGCTTCCATCCTGGAAAAGTCCTCATCCGATGCCACCCAGCTCTTTGGCCACTGCCTGAACCTGCTCGTGAAGCAGCTGAAAGTCGATCGGGCCGTCATGGTGCGCCACACGAACCTGGGCCTGGAAACCTTCTGGTGGGCCGAGGCCAAGCCGTCGATCCTGTCCAGCTCGCTGCATGAACCCGAGAAGACCTTTTGCCCCCACGTGCTGGAACGCCCCAACCGTTCGCTGGTGATCCGGAATGCCGGGGCCGATCCTGTGTGGGCGCAGGAACCCGCCTACACGGACCTGGGGATCTGCTCCTACATCGGCACAGCCTTGCGGGAAGGCGGCCGTCCCATCGGCGTGCTCTCGGTGCAACACGGGAAACCCAGGGCCTTTTCCAGAAGCGCCATCGCCCTGGTGAATGCCGTGGCCAACCTGCTGAGCCGGACCCTGGAAGTGGAAGCCCTGAAGCATGAGCTCCGCCTCACCCGGGACAGCCTGGACCTGACCTCGGCGGTGGTGGAGGACAGCGCGCTGCAAAGCCACACGTCAGGCCTGCCCAACCAGCGCTATCTGGAAGTCTGGCTGCGGGCGAATCTCTTCATGGCCAGGCGGAGGGGCGAGCCCATGGCGGTGGTGCTATGGCATTGGCCGGATTCGCCCCGGAGGAGGAAAGTGCTCAACGACATCTCCTCGAGCCTGCGGGGGGAGGATCTGCTCGTGGATGTGAGCCGGAACCGGTTCCTGCTGCTGCTGCCCCACACGCCCCAAAGCGGCGCCGAAATCCTGATCGGACGCATCCGGGAGCTCATGGGCGAGATCGCCATGGGCGGCACCTTCTGGGAGACCGAGCTGGATGATGTCCAGCTCAACATGGCCCAGCACCGCTGCGAGATCGCACTGCGGGAAAGCCTCAAGAAGCCGGACCAGGCTTTCACCTGGCGGTTCCTGCGGCCCGAGGACGTGGAGAACGCTTGA
- a CDS encoding 2-oxoisovalerate dehydrogenase, producing MQGGDCLDTPTLIRVALEALGGGSQDRLPTPGPDELRRMYALMHMGRVLDDKAPNYLKQAIGWSYHAPCAGHDGIQLALGLSFRGGQDYLFPYYRDLMTCLAAGVSPLEIILNGISKAEDAASGGRHMSNHFAKPGIGIQNVSSLTGNHTQHAVGLARAVKHYKSDAIVFSSQGESSLSEGYCYESINGADREKLPVIFVVQDNGYGISVPKRDQTANEFACENFTGFQNLKIIRADGLDVMDSLRAMRQARDYVWTGGGPAMVYATCVRIGAHSNSDKHEWYRDAQELAAAKAADPLPRFRAFCLENGLDEAELKALEAENLASYNEASDKAIKSADPKAASIFDFVLPEPWVSEKFPDGTHHEAGAPISLIQSLNQTLKEEFRENPDTFIWGQDMANKEKGGIFNVSKGMQQEFGPGRVFNAPIAEDYIVGTANGFSRFNDKIRVVVEGAEFADYIWPAAEQIVECSHEYWRTNGQFTPNVTIRLASGGYIGGGLYHSQNVEAWLTNLPGIRVVVPAFADDAAGLLRTAMRSRGVTLFLEPKFLYNSKLAQAAVPEDFAVPFGKARIRNKGKDLTVLAYGTPVHFALEAAKKLEGEGRSVEVIDLRSLSPLDTETIFASVKKTHRALIVHEDKVFGGFGGELAAQIAGECFAWLDAPIERVGSTFTPVGFNRILERATLPNTDRVLAGMRKVLGF from the coding sequence ATGCAGGGAGGTGATTGTTTGGATACACCGACACTGATTCGGGTGGCGCTGGAAGCGCTGGGCGGCGGGAGCCAGGATAGGCTTCCCACCCCCGGGCCCGACGAGCTGAGGCGGATGTACGCCCTCATGCACATGGGCCGGGTGCTCGACGACAAGGCGCCCAACTACCTGAAGCAGGCCATCGGCTGGTCCTACCATGCCCCCTGCGCCGGCCATGACGGCATCCAGCTGGCCCTGGGCCTCTCATTCCGGGGGGGCCAGGACTACCTGTTCCCCTATTACCGCGATTTGATGACCTGCCTGGCGGCTGGGGTCTCGCCCCTGGAAATCATCCTGAATGGCATTTCCAAGGCGGAGGACGCGGCCAGCGGTGGCCGCCACATGTCGAACCATTTCGCCAAGCCCGGCATCGGCATCCAGAACGTGTCCAGCCTGACTGGCAACCACACCCAGCATGCGGTTGGGCTCGCCCGGGCGGTGAAGCACTACAAATCCGATGCCATCGTGTTCAGCAGCCAGGGCGAGAGCTCCCTTTCCGAGGGCTACTGCTACGAATCCATCAACGGCGCAGACCGGGAAAAACTGCCGGTCATCTTCGTGGTGCAGGATAACGGCTACGGCATCTCGGTGCCCAAGCGCGACCAGACTGCCAATGAATTCGCCTGCGAGAATTTCACGGGGTTCCAGAACCTGAAGATCATCCGCGCTGACGGCCTGGACGTGATGGATTCCCTTAGGGCCATGCGGCAGGCCAGGGATTACGTCTGGACCGGCGGCGGGCCCGCCATGGTCTATGCCACCTGCGTGCGCATCGGGGCGCACTCCAATTCCGACAAGCACGAGTGGTACCGCGACGCCCAGGAGCTGGCGGCGGCCAAGGCCGCGGATCCATTGCCCCGGTTCCGCGCCTTCTGCCTGGAGAACGGGCTAGATGAAGCCGAGCTCAAGGCCCTCGAGGCCGAAAACCTGGCGAGCTACAACGAAGCCTCGGACAAAGCCATCAAGAGCGCGGATCCGAAGGCCGCGAGCATCTTCGATTTCGTGCTGCCCGAGCCCTGGGTCTCCGAAAAATTCCCCGATGGGACCCATCATGAGGCTGGCGCGCCCATCAGCCTGATCCAATCCCTCAACCAGACCCTGAAGGAGGAATTCCGGGAGAACCCCGACACCTTCATCTGGGGCCAGGACATGGCCAATAAGGAGAAGGGCGGGATTTTCAATGTGTCGAAGGGGATGCAGCAGGAATTCGGCCCGGGAAGAGTCTTCAACGCGCCCATCGCCGAGGACTACATCGTGGGCACGGCAAACGGGTTCTCCCGTTTCAACGACAAGATCCGCGTGGTGGTGGAAGGCGCTGAATTCGCCGATTACATCTGGCCGGCCGCCGAACAGATCGTGGAGTGCAGCCACGAATACTGGCGCACCAACGGCCAGTTCACCCCCAATGTCACCATCCGCCTGGCCTCGGGCGGCTACATCGGCGGCGGCCTCTACCATTCCCAGAATGTGGAAGCCTGGCTCACGAACCTGCCGGGCATCCGCGTGGTGGTGCCGGCTTTCGCCGATGACGCCGCGGGCCTGCTGCGCACGGCCATGCGCAGCCGGGGCGTGACGCTGTTCCTGGAACCGAAATTCCTCTACAACTCGAAACTGGCCCAGGCGGCGGTTCCCGAAGACTTCGCCGTGCCTTTCGGCAAGGCGCGGATCCGCAACAAGGGCAAGGATCTCACCGTGCTGGCCTATGGAACGCCGGTCCACTTTGCCCTGGAGGCCGCCAAGAAACTGGAAGGCGAAGGCCGGAGCGTGGAGGTCATCGATCTGCGGTCCTTGAGCCCGCTGGATACCGAAACGATCTTTGCCTCCGTGAAGAAAACCCACCGCGCGCTCATCGTGCACGAGGACAAGGTCTTCGGCGGTTTCGGCGGGGAGCTGGCAGCGCAAATCGCCGGCGAATGCTTCGCCTGGCTCGACGCCCCCATCGAGCGGGTGGGCTCGACCTTCACCCCCGTGGGCTTCAACCGCATCCTGGAGCGCGCCACGCTGCCCAATACCGATCGCGTGCTGGCGGGGATGCGGAAAGTGCTGGGGTTCTGA